A single Deltaproteobacteria bacterium HGW-Deltaproteobacteria-4 DNA region contains:
- a CDS encoding branched-chain amino acid ABC transporter permease — METFLQQLVNGLTIGSMYALVALGYTMVYGVMRLINFAHGDLVAFAAFVGLAVYSKIVHGGAAITWSGVIIVFAATVLIVSIVGVTLERVAYRPLRSAPRLSAVVSALGASLVIQNGIMLLWGPRPLIFPGDLIPAITWEIGGVMISFIQVLILGLSCLLMVALYLFVEKTRIGTAIRASSIDQDTARLMGINVNSIILTIFIIGSALGAIGGLFIALYYRGISFNMGWNYGLNAFIAAIIGGIGNIPGAMLGGMLLGLFNAFIAGYVSSTWADAYTFILLIAILIVRPTGILGERVAEKV; from the coding sequence ATGGAAACTTTTCTCCAACAGCTGGTCAACGGCCTGACGATCGGCAGCATGTATGCGCTGGTGGCCCTTGGTTACACCATGGTCTACGGGGTAATGCGGCTGATCAACTTCGCCCACGGCGATCTCGTCGCTTTCGCCGCCTTTGTCGGTCTGGCCGTTTATAGCAAGATCGTCCATGGCGGGGCTGCCATCACCTGGAGCGGTGTCATCATTGTCTTCGCCGCGACCGTGCTGATCGTCTCGATCGTCGGCGTCACCCTGGAGCGGGTCGCTTATCGTCCTCTGCGCTCGGCGCCGCGTCTCAGTGCGGTGGTTTCGGCCCTCGGTGCCAGCCTGGTGATCCAGAACGGCATCATGCTCCTTTGGGGGCCGCGCCCCTTGATCTTCCCCGGCGACCTCATCCCCGCGATCACCTGGGAGATCGGCGGCGTCATGATCAGCTTTATTCAGGTCCTGATCCTCGGCTTGTCCTGTCTGCTCATGGTCGCCCTGTATCTCTTTGTCGAAAAGACCCGTATCGGTACGGCGATCCGCGCCAGTTCCATCGATCAGGATACTGCCCGGCTGATGGGGATCAATGTCAACAGCATTATCCTCACCATCTTTATAATCGGTTCGGCCCTCGGCGCTATCGGCGGTCTCTTCATCGCGCTGTACTACCGCGGCATCAGCTTCAACATGGGTTGGAACTACGGGCTCAACGCTTTTATCGCCGCGATCATCGGCGGTATCGGCAACATCCCCGGCGCCATGCTCGGCGGGATGCTCCTCGGCCTCTTTAACGCTTTTATTGCCGGCTACGTCTCCAGCACCTGGGCCGATGCCTACACGTTTATTCTGCTGATCGCGATCCTCATCGTCCGTCCCACCGGGATTCTGGGCGAGCGCGTCGCGGAGAAGGTCTGA